The following coding sequences are from one Thermocrinis jamiesonii window:
- the exbB gene encoding TonB-system energizer ExbB, with protein sequence MVFIRELVDYGVIGLLLVLSFFALAIAIERWSFYRKVRLEEYKTKQELEVELSKGLTFIASTASNAPYIGLLGTVLGIMLTFYTIGEEGFVDTKKVMVGLALALKATAVGLLVAIPSSVLYNILLKKVKNLLLLWEAKNGGQRV encoded by the coding sequence ATGGTTTTCATTAGAGAACTTGTAGATTACGGAGTTATAGGTCTTTTGCTTGTTCTTAGCTTTTTTGCATTAGCCATTGCCATAGAAAGGTGGAGTTTTTACAGAAAGGTCAGGCTTGAAGAATACAAAACTAAGCAGGAGTTAGAAGTAGAACTCAGCAAAGGTCTTACCTTTATAGCTTCTACTGCGTCCAACGCTCCATACATTGGACTTTTGGGCACTGTGCTTGGCATTATGCTAACCTTTTACACCATAGGAGAAGAGGGCTTTGTGGATACAAAAAAGGTGATGGTTGGTTTGGCTTTGGCTTTGAAGGCTACCGCTGTAGGACTTTTGGTTGCTATTCCATCATCGGTGCTTTACAACATACTTCTCAAAAAAGTAAAGAATCTTCTTCTTTTGTGGGAAGCAAAGAATGGAGGACAAAGAGTTTAG